A region of the Sideroxydans lithotrophicus ES-1 genome:
TTCCTGGTGCAGATCGCCGACCTGATCCGTCAGGAGCAGGCACTGGCCGGCCGCACCCTGGAAAGCCTGAGCGCGGATCATCTGCGTACCTTGAAGCGCAGCGGTTTTGCCGATGCGCGTCTGGCAAAATTGCTGGGCATCGATGATGAGTCGGTGCGCGCCTACCGCCATGCGCTGGGCGTGCGTCCGGTGTTCAAACGTGTGGACACCTGTGCCGCCGAGTTCGCCACCAACACCGCCTACATGTATTCGACCTACGAGGAAGAATGCGAATCGCTGCCTACCAGCAACAAGAAGATCATGGTGCTGGGCGGCGGGCCGAACCGTATCGGCCAGGGAATCGAGTTCGACTATTGCTGCGTGCATGCCGCGCTGGCGATGCGTGAGGATGGCTATGAGACCATCATGCTCAACTGCAATCCCGAGACCGTTTCCACAGATTACGACACCTCCGATCGTTTGTATTTCGAGCCGCTGACACTGGAAGACGTGCTGGAAGTGGTGGCGGTGGAGAAACCCATCGGCGTGATCGTGCAATACGGCGGACAGACGCCGCTGAAGCTGGCGCACGGTCTGGCGAAGAACGGCGTGCCTATCATCGGCACCACGCCGGACATGATAGATATGGCAGAAGACCGCGCGCGCTTCCAGGCCATGCTGCGCGAACTGAACCTGAAGCAGCCGCCCAACCGCACGGCCAGCAATGTGGCAGACGGCGTGGCGGGTGCAGCCGAGATCGGCTATCCGCTGGTGATGCGTCCTTCCAACGTGCTGGGCGGCCGCGCCATGGAGATCATCCATGCGCAATCAGATCTTGAGCGCTACATGCGCGATGCCGAGGAAATGTCCAAGACTTATCCCGAACGCATGCCCATCCTGCTCGACCGTTTCCTGAACGATGCGATCGAAGTGGACGTGGATGCGGTGTCCGACGGCAAGCAGGTCATCATCGGCGGCATCATGGAGCACATCGAACAGGCGGGTGTGCACTCCGGCGACTCGGCATGTTCGCTGCCGCCGTATTCGCTGTCCGCCAAGTTGCAGGACGAGTTGCGCCGCCAGACCGTGGCGATGGCCAAGTCGCTCAATGTGGTCGGCCTGATGAACGTGCAGTTCGCCATCCAGGGTGAGACGGTATACGTGCTGGAAGTGAATCCCCGTGCTTCGCGCACGGTGCCCTATGTGTCCAAAGCGACCAGCGTGCCGCTGGCCAAGATCGCTGCGCGCTGCATGGCAGGCCAGACATTGGCGCAGCAGGGTGTGACCAAAGAGGTCATCCCGCCTTATTATTCGGTGAAAGAGGCGGTGTTCCCTTTCATCAAGTTCCCCGGCGTCGATACCATCCTTGGTCCGGAAATGAAATCCACCGGCGAAGTGATGGGTGTGGGCGATAGCTTCGCGGAAGCCTTCGTCAAATCGCAGCTTGCTGCCAGCGTGAAGCTGCCGAAGAGCGGCAAGGTGTTCATCAGCGTGCGCGAGGAGGACAAGCATGGTGCTGCCGAAGTTGCGCGCACCTTGAAGCAGTTGGGCTTCACCATCCTGGCGACCCGTGGCACAGGCTCGGTCATCACTGCTGCGGGAGTGGAAGTGACTGTGGTGAACAAGGTCGCCGAAGGCCGCCCCCACATCGTGGACATGATCAAGAACGGCGATATCAGCCTTATTGTCAACACAGTGGATAGCAAGCCGTCGGTGATGCGGGATTCGTATTCGATCCGCCATGCAGCGTTGCAGGGCAGGGTGACGTACTACACTACGCTTGCCGGTGCACGTGCCGCCTGTCTTGGTATGCAGCATCTGGCGGAATTGCAGGTCTATGACTTGCAGTCTTTGCATCGCCGCATGGAATAATAGAAGAAGGGAAGAGCAGCATGAGTAAGGTTCCATTGACAGTGAACGGCGCGGAGTTATTGCGTCAGGAATTACACCGCCTGAAGACGGTGGACAGGCCTTCGGTCATCAATGCCATTTCTGAAGCGCGTGCTCAGGGCGATCTGTCGGAGAATGCCGAATACGAGGCGGCCAAAGAGCGCCAGTCGTTTATCGAGGGTCGTATCGTCGAGTTGGAATTCAAGCTGGGAAGCGCGCAGGTCATCGATCCAAAAACGGTCAATGCGGATGGCCGCTGCGTTTTCGGTTCGACCGTAGTGATTGAAGACACCAATAACGGCGATGTGGTGACATACCAGATCGTCGGCGATGACGAGGCCGACATCAAACAGCGCAAGATATCGATCAGCTCGCCTATTGCGCGAGCCCTGATCGGCAAAGTCAGCGGCGATATTGCAGAAGTGCAGGCGCCTGGCGGTATCCGGGAATACGAAGTGGTGGACGTTCAGTACATCTAGGCAGGTATTCCCTTGCCAGCATGGGACGGAGCTTAAGTGCGGCTACCGAGCTGTTTCTTGCTCAGGACGGTCTTGCCCTGACGGCGTTTGGGAGGTTTTGCAATAGGTATTTCCAGTGGGCGATACACCACCAGAATCTTGCCGATATGCTGAACGGGCCCAGCCTTCAGTTGTTCGCATATCTCCTGCAGCATCGTTGCGCGCACCTCCCGGTCGTCATTCATCACGCGGATCTTCATCAGGTCGTGGCTTTTCAGGCTGCGTTCGATCTCGCCCAGAACGGCAGGGGTCAACCCGGCGTTGCCGATGATGACGACAGGATGGAGTGCATGCGCGCGCGCCTTGAGGTCGCGGCGCTGTGAAACGGAGAGGTTCAACATGATATTCCTTAAAGTAAGCGCGGATTCTAAACGATGAAGGCATCCAAAACCAGCAAACAATGGATGCGCGAACACGTGAACGACCCCTATGTACAGCAGGCGCAAAAGGATGGTTATCGCTCGCGTGCTGCTTACAAGCTGCTGGAGATCGACGAGCGTGACCATTTGATCAAGCCCGGCATGGTTGTCGTAGACCTGGGAGCTACGCCTGGCGGGTGGTGTCAGGTGGTGGCGAACAGGCTGGGGGCGAACGGACGCATCATCGCGCTGGATCTGTTGCCGCTGAATCCGTTGCCTCGGGTCGAGTTCATCCAGGGCGATTTTCGCGAGGACAGCGTACTGGCGCAGCTCGAAGAAAAGCTGGAGGGGCGCCAGATCGGCCTTGTAATTTCGGATATGGCACCCAATATCAGTGGCGTAAGCTCGGCTGACCAGGCTCGTGCCATGCATCTGGCTGAATTGGCGCTGGATTTTGCAGTCGAACATCTCGCGCCGGGAGGTTCGTTCCTGGTCAAAGTGTTTCAGGGTGTGGGTTTTGAGGACTATCTGAAGCTGATGCGCAG
Encoded here:
- the carB gene encoding carbamoyl-phosphate synthase large subunit, whose product is MPKRTDIKSILIIGAGPIVIGQACEFDYSGAQACKALREEGYRVILVNSNPATIMTDPNMADATYIEPITWQMVEKIIAKEKPDAILPTMGGQTALNCALDLAKHGVLEKYNVEMIGASRDAIDMAEDREKFKQAMTRIGLASARSAIAHSMEEALQVQQVMGFPTIIRPSFTMGGSGGGIAYNREEFVEICERGLEASPTRELLIEESLLGWKEYEMEVVRDRNDNCIIICSIENLDPMGVHTGDSITVAPAQTLTDKEYQIMRDASLAVLREIGVETGGSNVQFSINPDDGRMVVIEMNPRVSRSSALASKATGFPIAKVAAKLAVGYTLDELKNDITGGATPASFEPTIDYVVTKIPRFAFEKFPQANDRLTTQMKSVGEVMAIGRTFQESFQKALRGLEVGVNGLDTKYTEREAIVSEMGNPGPDRIWAVGDAFRLGMSVEEVFSVSKIDPWFLVQIADLIRQEQALAGRTLESLSADHLRTLKRSGFADARLAKLLGIDDESVRAYRHALGVRPVFKRVDTCAAEFATNTAYMYSTYEEECESLPTSNKKIMVLGGGPNRIGQGIEFDYCCVHAALAMREDGYETIMLNCNPETVSTDYDTSDRLYFEPLTLEDVLEVVAVEKPIGVIVQYGGQTPLKLAHGLAKNGVPIIGTTPDMIDMAEDRARFQAMLRELNLKQPPNRTASNVADGVAGAAEIGYPLVMRPSNVLGGRAMEIIHAQSDLERYMRDAEEMSKTYPERMPILLDRFLNDAIEVDVDAVSDGKQVIIGGIMEHIEQAGVHSGDSACSLPPYSLSAKLQDELRRQTVAMAKSLNVVGLMNVQFAIQGETVYVLEVNPRASRTVPYVSKATSVPLAKIAARCMAGQTLAQQGVTKEVIPPYYSVKEAVFPFIKFPGVDTILGPEMKSTGEVMGVGDSFAEAFVKSQLAASVKLPKSGKVFISVREEDKHGAAEVARTLKQLGFTILATRGTGSVITAAGVEVTVVNKVAEGRPHIVDMIKNGDISLIVNTVDSKPSVMRDSYSIRHAALQGRVTYYTTLAGARAACLGMQHLAELQVYDLQSLHRRME
- the greA gene encoding transcription elongation factor GreA, with the protein product MSKVPLTVNGAELLRQELHRLKTVDRPSVINAISEARAQGDLSENAEYEAAKERQSFIEGRIVELEFKLGSAQVIDPKTVNADGRCVFGSTVVIEDTNNGDVVTYQIVGDDEADIKQRKISISSPIARALIGKVSGDIAEVQAPGGIREYEVVDVQYI
- a CDS encoding YhbY family RNA-binding protein; this translates as MLNLSVSQRRDLKARAHALHPVVIIGNAGLTPAVLGEIERSLKSHDLMKIRVMNDDREVRATMLQEICEQLKAGPVQHIGKILVVYRPLEIPIAKPPKRRQGKTVLSKKQLGSRT
- the rlmE gene encoding 23S rRNA (uridine(2552)-2'-O)-methyltransferase RlmE; translated protein: MKASKTSKQWMREHVNDPYVQQAQKDGYRSRAAYKLLEIDERDHLIKPGMVVVDLGATPGGWCQVVANRLGANGRIIALDLLPLNPLPRVEFIQGDFREDSVLAQLEEKLEGRQIGLVISDMAPNISGVSSADQARAMHLAELALDFAVEHLAPGGSFLVKVFQGVGFEDYLKLMRSNFAKVVARKPKASRDRSSEQYLVGLGKLE